In Pyrus communis chromosome 11, drPyrComm1.1, whole genome shotgun sequence, the sequence ATCTTATtgatttcttttgatttgtgcTCTGCTGCTTCATAAACtttaacatggcctcagagccaggtTCATTGCTTTAATCTGGGCGTGAATCTGTGATTTCTGGGTTCTTCAGTGAATCGCTTGCTTTGAGCTTCATCGCTGAAGAATCGAGTTTCTTAAATCTCCAAAATCGAAGATCTACGTCTAATATGGCTGGATCAATGAGTTCTGAACTTCGCACTCCCATTTTCAATGGCGAGAACTATGAATTTTGGAATATCAGAATGCAAACCATTCTCAGGTCTCATGGACTGTGGGAGCTTGTAGAGACTGGGTTCACTATCCCAGAATCATCTATTATGGTTGTGATAACTGATgaaaagaaggagaaggatGCAGCTACTGAAATTTCAACAAACGTTGCGGAGATCATAATGAAGGATGTTAAAGCTCTTGGGTTGATCCAATGAGCTGTGACTGATCAGATTTTCCCCAGGATTTCTAATGAAGAAACCTCCAAAGGAGCTTGAGATATCTTACAACAAGAATTCAGAGGTGATAAACAGGTTAGAAATGTGAAATTACAAGGTTTACGCAGAGAGTTTGAGTATACTAGGATGAGAGATGATGAATCCTTATCTGCATATCTTACTAAACTATTTGACATCATGAATCAAACGAGAGGTTATGGTGAATAACTATCTAGGGAGAGGGTTGATCAAAAATTACTTATAAGTTTGCCTAGAAGTTATGACTCTATCTGTGCTATGATTGAACATTCAAAGGATATTGAAACCCTTGAAATCCAAGAAGTGGTTGCCTCTCTGAAGGGTTATGAACAAAGGCTTGATATGCATACTGATCACTCTACTGAAAAGACATTTGCTAGTCTAAATGTTGGGTCTAAGTTTTAAAAACTCAATGGGTTCTCTGGTACTCAAAAGTCAGGGAAAAGTTGGAGGAACAAAGGGAAAAAGTGGGATAATAAGCCCAATCTTATCTTTAAGCAGAATAATTCTCATGATTCGAACAAAACAGCTTGCAAACATTGTGATAAACTGCACTATGGAAAATGCTGGTTTGAAGGAAAACCTAAATGCGCAAATTGCAATAAATTTGGTCATGAAATCAGAAACTGTAATGGGAACAAAGTGGTGCAGAAGGCCAACTATGCAAATCAGGTTGATGATATGGGAACCTTATTCTTTGCTTGCAACTCTGTGTCTCAGGTGAAGGTGTATATTGACAGTGGTTGGAGCAACCACATGACAGGAAATGAAAGCTTGCTGGTGAATTTGAGTAGAAACCTGAATGCAAAAGTAAAAATGGGAACTGGTGAAGTTATAAGTGTAGCAGGAATAGGCACACTAGTCATTGAAACCAAGATGGGAAGAAAACACATACAAGAAGTAATGCTAGTGTCTGGCTTGGAAGAAAATCTCCTAAGTGTGGGGCAAATGTTGGAACATGGTTACTATCTACTATTTGGTGGTAATGCAGTTTGTATATTTGATAGCTGGAACTTGAATGGACTGGTTGCTAAGGTTCAAATGACTAGCAACAGATGTTTTCCCTTAACTATGATGCCTGTCACACCACTAGCATTAAAAGTTAGTGTATCTCATTGTATCCAGATTTGGCACAAAAGGCTAGGTCATTTAAACACAAGGAGTTTGCTGCAACTCAGGGAGCAAGAAATGGTTCATGGACTACCTCACTTGGAAAATTCCAAGAATGTCTATGAAGGATGTATGCTTGGCAAGCAATATATAGATGAATTTCTAAGAGAATCTGCTTGGAGAGCTAAATTCCCACTTGAATTGGTACATACAGATATCTGTGGTCCAATGCAAATTGCTTCAAATACTGGTAACAAGTACTTCATTCTGTTCACTGATGAGTGTACTAGAATGACATGGGTCTATTTTCTGAGGTACAAATCTGAGCCATTGgagtatttcaaaaggtttAAAGCAATGACAGAATTGCAGTGTGGATACAAGATCAAGTATCTAAGAAGTGATAGAGGTGGTGAGTTCATGTCTTCTGAATTCAGTGACTATTGCAATGTTTCTAGCATTCAAAGGCAACTAACCATGTCATACACACCACAACAGAATGGTGTGtcagaaaaaaaagaatagaaCTGTGGTGGAAATGGCAAAAACTATGTTACATGAAAAAGGCATGCCATACCAGTTTTGGGCAGAAGCTATGCACACTGCAATATATCTCCTCAACAGGTGTCCTACTAGGGCTTTGGATAAGATGACGCCCTTTGAATCTTATAGTGGAAGAAAACCTGGAATTGCACACTTGAAGATTTTTGGGTCAGTATGCTATGTTCATGTTCCCATGAATCTAAGACACAAACTTGAGTGCAACAGTCACAAATGTGTTTTTGTGGGGTATGGAACCATTGAGAAAGGATACAGGTTATTTGATCCTATcactaataaaattatattgtcTAGAGATGTAGTATTTGATGAGAGTGCTAGATGGGATTGGAATGACAGCTCTGGAAAACAGTCCAATGTATCAATTACTACTGATATGGCAGAATCTGAACTAACTCAAGGTTCAAATGTTCAAGATGAAATTGTACTCCCTGAGGTCATTTTTGATACTTCACAAGATGGTTTGAGTCCTAATGCTGATGGTTCAAGCTCAAAGGTTGATCTATCACAGAGCTATGATTTTACCCCAAAGAAATGAAGATCCTTGAATGAAGTCATTGCACAGTGTAATGTTTGCATTATGGAACCCGAGAATTATGAAGAGGCTGCTCTAGATTTGTCTTGGATGAAAGCTATGCAAGCTGAGCTAGACAtgattaaaagaaataatacaTGGATGCTAGTAGATAGACCATCTAGCAAACCTGTGATAGGTGTGAAGTGGGTATACAAAACAAAACTGAATCTTGATGGAAGCATTCAGAAAAACAAAGCTAGACTGGTTGCAAAGGGTTATTCACAGAAGCCAAGAATTGACTTTAATGAGACCTTTGCACCAGTTGCTAGGCTTGACACCATAAGGACTTTGATAGCACTTGCAGCTCAGAAAGAAGGGCAACTATTGCAGTTGGATGTAAAATCTGCATTCCTTAATGGTGTACTCAAGGAGGAAGTTTATGTTGATCAACCTCAAGGATTTGTCATGCAAGGCAAAGAGGATAAGGTGTATAAGTTAAATAAGGCATTATATGGCcttaaacaagctccaagagcttggtatgATGAAATTGATTCTTACTTCACCAAGGCAGGTTTTAAAAGAAGTCCTAATGAAGCCACTTTATATACTAAGGTTGAAAACTCAGGGATTCTCATAGTTTCtgtgtatgttgatgatattgtGTACACTAGAAGTAGTGACACAATGCTTGACAGGTTTAAAAATGATATGATGCAGCACTATGAGATGACTGATTTGGGATTGCTACACAATTTTCTTGGTATGGGAATTGTTCAAACCAAGAAAAGCATCTTCATACATCAGAAGAAATATGCAATGAAGTTGTTGGAGAAATTTGGTCTACAAGGTTGTAAATCTGTGGGAACACCACTTGTAGCAAATGAAAGATTGTGCAAGAATGATGGAAGTGAAGCTGCAGATGAGTCTGAGTATAGGAAATTGGTGGGAAGTCTTTTGTATCTTACTACCACTAGACCAGATATAATGTTTGGTACTAGTCTCTTGGCAAGATTCATGCATGGCCCAACTAAGAAGCATATGGGAACAACAAGAAGAGTACTGAGATACATTCAAGGTACTATGGACTTTGGCATTGAATATGTAAAAGGAAAGTTAGCACTTCTTATTGGATATTGTGACAGTGACTGGGCTGGGAGTATTGATGACATGAAAAGCACATCAGGGTATGCTTTCAATCTTGGCTCGGGTGTGTTCTCTTGGGCATCAGTCAAACAAAACACATTGGCATTATCCACTGCAGAAGCCGAATATGTAAGTGCTGCTGAAGCAACATCTTAGGCCAAATGGTTAAGATTTGTTTTGGAAGATTTCGGGGAAGAACAGGTTGAACCTACTGTGCTAATGTGCGATAACACTTCAGTAATAGCTATTGCCAAGAATCCTGTGTTTCATCAGAAAACAAGACACATCAGcagaaaatttcatttcatcagGGATGCATTACAAGAGAATGAGATTGAGCTTGTTTACTGCAAATCTGAAGAACAAATGGCAGATATCCTGACTAAGGCACTACCAAAGGAGAAGTTCAATTATTTCAGAGAGATGCTAAGAGTCAAATCATCTGCCAGCTTAGAGGAGAGTGTTGATGTTTAAGCTTTGCAGCTGCCTTCTAATTAAAGTGTTTTGTTTTCCCTTGTAATTCAAAGTTGTTGCTCTTAGTTTAAAATGTAAGGTTCAGATTAAATCAAAGCTAATAGGTTAGATGTGTGTGTCTCATGGTATAACAGCTCACTTATATGTGAGCATTTGATGAGCAcgtaagtgtgtgtgtgaggtGGGTGTGTGAGTGCGCCTTCAAACGGCTATATCTCCTTCCCCACTCTATGTTTTGTAGCTTCATCAATTCAGTCATAGTTGAATAGAatcagaaaaaaagaaacagaacctttcatcttcttcgcaccttcattttcttcatgtTTTTCTGAGTACAAATCAAAATCTTATtgatttcttttgatttgtgcTCTGCTGCTTCATAAACTTTAACATAAAAAACTTATTTGTTCTAACTAACAACATAGCATACACACCGAAATCTAAGTAACAAGATtcaattaaaaatgaataatgaatgtaCGATGTAGCTTCACACCATTAACAATGCTTCAATCGAATTTATGCTCGAAAACTCtttctttttactttaatttaaatgCAAATGTCGCATAATATAAACCAAAATTAAGtaggaaatcaaatcatataTGGTATCTTTAATCTGAAATGGACATTAAGTAAACCGACTAAACCCAGTAAAGTACGATGTGTTCTTGTACCTTTGCCTGCACTATACCTAGCTCCCATTTACAAAAGACGACCAATCTGAGCCATAAAGCAAGCTTAGGCTTTCATGAGTCTTTGAATTAAAAGCATCAGCTACGCATCATCGAGACGGAGGCTCCTGATTGTTATTTGGGTGATGACCACTGCCAGTGTTGTCTGAAGAATGCACAAGCTTAGTCACCATACTCAAATGGGGTGCTCTCAGAGTTTGGCTACTAGGGTCTAGAGCTGGTGTAGAAAGAAAATTGGGCAATAGGTTTTGTGAAGTTCTAGTACTACTAGTAGAGTTTAGCATTTGCAAGTGGTTGAATTGTCTTGGATCCATCTCTCCTGTAGCCGCCATGTTATGCGAAGGAAAATAAGATCGTGTCGTTGATAAAGACAATGTGGATGGCAACGAGAGGACATTAGGGAAATTGTGGAGATCTGTAGTTTGGGATTGGAATCCATGGCTTCCTAATTGAGATAGTGGAAAATTTGAAGTCTGATGAGAATGATCCCAATTATGATACGCATAAGGCATATTCGTAGAATTATTCAGAAGACCTGGAAAGAATGGAGGGTTGGTATTACTTCTTAAgaatgtgtttgatgaattacCATCAACATTATTGCCTGCTTGTTCTTGATCATCTGATATTCCAAGATTATCTTTCTGATTTCCCTCGTCCTCATTTCTTGTGTCTCTTACAATTTCTTTTGACTTTGCTCGCCAAAGAGCATCCGAACCACTAGGCCAAAAATTTGATCTATCTATTCCGCTGCTAGGGCCTTCTCCACTATGATTATGAGATAACTGGGCATGAGCATTGGTTTGGTCACCATGAGATGAAGTCAGCCCTAATGATGGATGATTTAGACCAAAACTCCCAGGTGGTGGCATTGGCAGCGGAGGAAGTTCATCGATTTCATGCTTTGCGGCATCAAGCAACCAATCGACAACCTTGCTAGGCTGGTTAAGACCAAGCCTTTCTTGAAGATCATACAATTGGATTGCAGTGGGTACCGATAGCCTCACCCGCCGATCTCGAAGTCCTCTTATGGTGCAAACCTTGCTATGCCTGTCCTTCCCTCCAAAGGCTCGGGACACACGCACAATCCTTGGGTCCTTCAACCTTAGCCATGGAGTTGATGGACAagataaattagggtttgatgAAATTTTGTTGGCTTGGTCATCACGACTTGAACTGCCAGCTCCTGCTTCTTGCAAATCTGCTTCACTAATGGGAATCTTAATCATCTTATGCTGTTATGCACCCTCTCGTCATTGGTTCATCATTTCAGCTCATCACCCAGATTTCTATTCTATTTGCGATGATAAACTTCACGAATTAATCATGATATGCTTCTCTTCTTCAtgtgctttctttttttttagcatGATCTGCTACACCATCAATCATGAAAGAAATgaattataaagaaaataaatgaacaaaaaaagtgTTTGCTGCTAAGCTAATATCTATGACATGCCTGTATGATGatccacaaaataaaaaacctaataTATATACAGCTTTCATGAATTGTTTCATGAAAAAAATTCGAAAGTATCTCAAAATTCACAAGCTATTGAAATATTTATTCCAGGAATCCGAAGTTCACTTGTCTCGCATACATATGTTAATCGAATTAAAGTAAAGCAACAAATATAAAGCTAGGTATGTGATgctaattatttaataattatgaAGTACTCTAGGGTTACCCAACT encodes:
- the LOC137708733 gene encoding transcription factor TCP13-like is translated as MIKIPISEADLQEAGAGSSSRDDQANKISSNPNLSCPSTPWLRLKDPRIVRVSRAFGGKDRHSKVCTIRGLRDRRVRLSVPTAIQLYDLQERLGLNQPSKVVDWLLDAAKHEIDELPPLPMPPPGSFGLNHPSLGLTSSHGDQTNAHAQLSHNHSGEGPSSGIDRSNFWPSGSDALWRAKSKEIVRDTRNEDEGNQKDNLGISDDQEQAGNNVDGNSSNTFLRSNTNPPFFPGLLNNSTNMPYAYHNWDHSHQTSNFPLSQLGSHGFQSQTTDLHNFPNVLSLPSTLSLSTTRSYFPSHNMAATGEMDPRQFNHLQMLNSTSSTRTSQNLLPNFLSTPALDPSSQTLRAPHLSMVTKLVHSSDNTGSGHHPNNNQEPPSR